The Streptomyces sp. CC0208 genome window below encodes:
- a CDS encoding sigma-70 family RNA polymerase sigma factor has product MRYDDAQEGASPAEHRAGLSQSMFVALDLEVDFEAFYLGHHEVFHAYAEVHFGNRETAEEVIHEVFLEIHAGWSQLLSAGNLEQGAWAIVRRIVHNRLDAEGRGPAFVINGPIAQALDTALVTARDKLQKMESASGLYEAIADLPDRQFEVIVLRYVLGYPTAKVAWYIGIDDRTVGHHLRRAKERLRLKLGLPETPKKSKHKGVGA; this is encoded by the coding sequence GTGAGGTACGACGACGCCCAGGAGGGCGCCTCGCCGGCGGAGCACCGCGCCGGGCTCTCGCAGTCCATGTTCGTCGCCCTGGACCTGGAAGTGGACTTCGAGGCCTTCTACCTCGGTCACCACGAGGTCTTCCACGCGTATGCGGAAGTGCACTTCGGCAACCGCGAGACCGCGGAAGAGGTCATCCACGAGGTCTTCCTGGAGATTCACGCGGGCTGGTCGCAGCTGCTGAGCGCGGGCAACCTCGAACAGGGTGCGTGGGCGATCGTGCGGCGCATCGTCCACAACCGCCTCGATGCGGAGGGCCGGGGCCCGGCATTCGTCATCAACGGCCCCATCGCCCAGGCCCTCGACACGGCGCTCGTCACGGCCCGCGACAAGCTCCAGAAGATGGAGTCCGCGAGCGGTCTGTACGAGGCGATAGCGGACCTGCCCGACCGGCAGTTCGAGGTGATCGTGCTGCGCTACGTGCTCGGCTACCCGACCGCCAAGGTCGCCTGGTACATCGGCATAGACGACCGGACCGTCGGCCACCACCTGCGCCGTGCCAAGGAACGCCTGCGCCTCAAGCTCGGCCTGCCCGAGACCCCGAAGAAGTCCAAGCACAAGGGAGTGGGAGCGTGA
- a CDS encoding APC family permease codes for MPHPGADPLTPPGPVGAPQRLRGGVLGMADIAAATMANVGPAMSFFFGFAFLATTAGVASPLTIAAAGVAVALLGNTLAEFSRAHPSAGSFITFVGKTFGPVSAVTTALLAALGYIIAMAGVISISGGFVQITLQHYTGIDLPWIIWTLLLTGLAVVLMLRGVVVSTKWAGYFFGAEMLVLLVVSVAALVEHHGGLSVDPFLPSHISGGFNGLAAGFPLAVYLFIGWENSAALAEETENPRRNVGRAVFSSIAIMTVSYILFAYATVTGFGYDVAKLGATRIPFIEVAQDTLGVLAFLAYLGGLTSTLGVLIAGINSQARLVFNAGREGLLPAFFGYVHPVRRTPNNAIVTFTAIALLIIGGWGLGHLLGSDGGPMNPVVFFTESSTLGAILILLVYLASNIALPLYYRRYRPQEFRVVRHLLLPALGTVAILVPLYYLAKPGQPAPYNWFPYAAIATLLVAVGYATVLVRRDPVLAERVGSIVADAD; via the coding sequence ATGCCCCACCCCGGAGCAGATCCGCTGACGCCCCCGGGCCCCGTCGGCGCGCCGCAGCGGCTGCGCGGCGGCGTCCTCGGCATGGCGGACATCGCCGCCGCGACGATGGCCAACGTCGGCCCGGCCATGAGCTTCTTCTTCGGGTTCGCCTTCCTGGCCACCACCGCGGGCGTCGCCTCGCCCCTGACCATCGCGGCCGCGGGTGTCGCGGTAGCGCTCCTCGGCAACACGCTCGCCGAGTTCTCCCGCGCGCACCCCTCGGCGGGCAGCTTCATCACCTTCGTCGGCAAGACGTTCGGACCCGTCAGCGCGGTGACGACGGCGCTGTTGGCGGCGCTGGGCTACATCATCGCGATGGCCGGTGTCATCTCGATCTCCGGCGGGTTCGTGCAGATCACCCTGCAGCACTACACGGGCATCGACCTGCCGTGGATCATCTGGACCCTACTGCTCACCGGGTTGGCCGTGGTGCTGATGCTGCGCGGGGTGGTCGTCTCCACCAAGTGGGCCGGCTACTTCTTCGGCGCGGAGATGCTGGTGCTGCTCGTGGTCTCGGTCGCCGCGCTGGTGGAACACCACGGCGGGCTGTCCGTCGACCCCTTCCTGCCCAGCCACATCAGCGGCGGTTTCAACGGTCTGGCAGCCGGCTTCCCGCTGGCGGTGTACCTGTTCATCGGATGGGAGAACTCGGCGGCACTCGCCGAGGAGACGGAGAATCCGCGGCGCAACGTCGGCCGCGCCGTGTTCTCCTCCATCGCGATCATGACGGTGAGTTACATTCTCTTCGCCTACGCCACGGTGACCGGCTTCGGCTACGACGTGGCCAAGCTCGGAGCCACCCGGATCCCCTTCATCGAGGTGGCCCAGGACACCCTCGGCGTGCTGGCGTTCCTCGCCTACCTCGGTGGTCTGACCTCCACCCTCGGCGTGCTGATCGCGGGTATCAACTCCCAGGCGCGCCTGGTGTTCAACGCCGGACGCGAGGGTCTGCTGCCCGCCTTCTTCGGCTATGTCCACCCTGTCCGCCGCACCCCGAACAACGCGATCGTCACCTTCACGGCCATCGCCCTGCTGATCATCGGCGGCTGGGGCCTGGGCCACCTGCTGGGCTCGGACGGCGGCCCGATGAACCCGGTGGTCTTCTTCACCGAGTCCTCGACGCTCGGCGCCATCCTGATCCTGCTGGTCTACCTCGCCTCCAACATCGCGCTCCCGCTGTACTACCGCAGGTACCGCCCCCAGGAGTTCCGGGTCGTCCGGCACCTCCTCCTGCCCGCGCTCGGCACGGTGGCCATCCTGGTTCCGCTGTACTACCTCGCCAAGCCCGGGCAGCCCGCGCCGTACAACTGGTTCCCCTACGCGGCGATCGCCACCTTGCTCGTCGCCGTCGGCTACGCCACCGTCCTGGTCCGCCGCGATCCGGTCCTGGCCGAGCGCGTCGGCTCCATCGTCGCCGACGCGGACTGA
- a CDS encoding FCD domain-containing protein, with protein MVNAAGKFGPYNQPGSAPTTPVIGVGHARALPLGGQNGSDLVRSRIALRVRLQSVRPGDRLPDAGVLAEELGIGEITVRRALEGMCQDGLLDRRRGRAGGTFVAQGWDTVVALMHDAEEAASLDAFHLLLECGLVAHGSGEVPAERLDPLRALVDDLDRTDDPADMAELETRFHLALAEALGGAGIREFAADLLGRLCLLLPAPLPEAVREQNRCHAELLTELGRGATEPAVQAVKAHQRSRHR; from the coding sequence GTGGTGAATGCAGCGGGCAAGTTCGGGCCGTACAACCAGCCGGGCTCAGCTCCCACGACCCCGGTCATCGGCGTGGGGCACGCCCGCGCGCTGCCTCTGGGCGGCCAGAACGGATCCGATCTCGTCCGGTCACGGATCGCCCTGCGGGTACGCCTGCAGTCCGTGCGGCCGGGGGACCGACTCCCGGACGCCGGTGTCCTCGCCGAGGAACTGGGGATCGGGGAGATCACCGTGCGCCGCGCGCTGGAGGGCATGTGCCAGGACGGCCTGCTCGACCGCCGACGCGGCCGGGCGGGCGGAACCTTCGTCGCGCAGGGCTGGGACACCGTCGTCGCCCTGATGCACGACGCGGAGGAGGCAGCGTCACTGGACGCCTTCCACCTGCTGCTCGAATGCGGCCTCGTGGCGCACGGTTCGGGAGAGGTGCCGGCCGAGAGGCTGGACCCACTTCGCGCACTCGTCGACGACCTGGACCGAACCGACGACCCGGCAGACATGGCGGAGCTGGAGACCCGCTTCCACCTGGCCCTCGCGGAGGCGCTCGGCGGCGCCGGAATCCGCGAGTTCGCCGCCGATCTGCTCGGCCGGCTGTGCCTGCTCCTCCCCGCACCGCTGCCCGAGGCGGTACGGGAACAGAACCGCTGCCACGCCGAACTGCTCACCGAGCTCGGGCGGGGTGCGACCGAACCGGCCGTACAGGCGGTGAAGGCACACCAGCGTTCCCGGCACCGCTGA
- a CDS encoding amino acid permease, with protein MTTRPPVSAPDPVTTVKNDPEGSGLQAGLKNRHLSMIAIGGVIGAGLFVGSGSGIAAAGPGILVSYALVGVLVVLVMRMLGEMAAANPTSGSFSAYADRALGRWAGFTIGWLYWFFWVVVLAVEATAGAKILAGWIPAVPQWGWALIVMIVLTATNLVSVSSYGEFEFWFAGIKVVAIAAFIVVGALAIFGLLPGSDHPASGFSNLTAHGGFLPNGPGAILTGVLMVVFSFMGSEIVTLAAGETANPRAAVTKATNSVIWRIAVFYLGSILIVVSLLRWDDPAILKDGSYVAALSSVGIPHAAQIMNAIVLTSVLSCLNSGLYTASRMAFSLGRRSDAPAAFGRTTRRGVPQSAILASVVFGFVAVAFNYLWPDTVFQFLLNSSGAIALFVWLVICFSQLRMRKIIQRESPEKLVVRMWLYPYLTWATIALITFVLGYMLTDTAEGGGRDQVVLSTLVALAVVVFALVRGRLARKVRQDEIIPS; from the coding sequence ATGACCACACGTCCCCCTGTTTCCGCCCCCGATCCGGTCACCACCGTCAAGAACGACCCAGAAGGATCCGGCCTGCAGGCCGGCCTGAAGAACCGCCACCTGTCGATGATCGCGATCGGCGGTGTCATCGGCGCCGGGCTGTTCGTCGGCTCCGGATCCGGCATCGCCGCCGCCGGCCCCGGCATTCTGGTCTCCTACGCCCTCGTCGGCGTCCTCGTCGTCCTCGTCATGCGGATGCTCGGCGAGATGGCCGCGGCCAATCCGACGTCCGGCTCGTTCTCCGCCTACGCCGACCGCGCGCTGGGCCGCTGGGCCGGCTTCACCATCGGCTGGCTGTACTGGTTCTTCTGGGTCGTGGTGCTCGCCGTGGAAGCGACCGCCGGAGCCAAGATCCTGGCCGGATGGATCCCGGCCGTACCGCAGTGGGGCTGGGCCCTGATCGTCATGATCGTCCTGACCGCCACCAACCTGGTCTCGGTCAGCTCCTACGGCGAGTTCGAGTTCTGGTTCGCGGGTATCAAGGTCGTTGCCATCGCCGCGTTCATCGTGGTCGGCGCACTCGCCATCTTCGGTCTGCTGCCGGGCTCGGACCATCCTGCGTCCGGCTTCTCCAACCTGACCGCGCACGGTGGGTTCCTGCCGAACGGCCCCGGAGCGATTCTCACGGGCGTGCTGATGGTGGTCTTCTCCTTCATGGGCAGCGAGATCGTCACCCTGGCGGCCGGTGAGACCGCGAACCCGCGGGCCGCGGTCACCAAGGCCACCAACAGCGTGATCTGGCGGATCGCGGTGTTCTACCTGGGCTCGATCCTGATCGTGGTGTCGCTGCTGAGGTGGGACGACCCGGCAATCCTCAAGGACGGCTCGTACGTCGCCGCGCTGAGCTCCGTCGGTATCCCGCACGCCGCCCAGATCATGAACGCCATCGTGCTGACCTCCGTGCTGTCCTGCCTCAACTCCGGCCTGTACACCGCGTCCCGCATGGCCTTCTCGCTGGGCCGCCGCAGCGACGCTCCGGCCGCCTTCGGCAGGACGACACGCCGCGGAGTGCCGCAGTCGGCCATCCTGGCCTCGGTGGTCTTCGGCTTCGTCGCGGTCGCCTTCAACTACCTGTGGCCGGACACGGTCTTCCAGTTCCTGCTCAACTCGTCCGGCGCCATCGCTCTGTTCGTCTGGCTCGTGATCTGCTTCTCCCAGCTGCGGATGCGCAAGATCATCCAGCGGGAGTCGCCCGAGAAGCTGGTCGTCAGGATGTGGCTGTACCCCTACCTGACCTGGGCCACCATCGCCCTGATCACGTTCGTACTGGGCTACATGCTGACCGACACCGCCGAAGGCGGCGGCCGTGACCAGGTGGTCCTGTCCACCCTGGTGGCTCTGGCCGTGGTGGTCTTCGCCCTGGTCCGGGGACGGCTGGCCCGGAAGGTCCGGCAGGACGAGATCATCCCTTCGTAG
- a CDS encoding aminoglycoside phosphotransferase family protein — protein sequence MQTGELLGSGRTADVFAIDDHWVLRRYRDGGDATAETAVLAYLAERGYPVPRVRGPAGATPGTAPRSDLVMERLHGPTMLQALLLGTITAEEAGSALAGLLHRLHSVPARGSADPTHRILHLDLHPDNVVLTSGGPMVIDWCNTEEGPPGLDWGMSSLILAQVAVDTTALAAPARKVLASLLTHLAPAVAAGDSGCGYLTEAGKRRAADPSMSESETSLLDDAMRLVLELTSPSRTSTRMSGRTS from the coding sequence ATGCAGACGGGTGAATTACTCGGTTCCGGCCGCACCGCGGACGTGTTCGCCATCGACGACCACTGGGTCCTTCGCCGATACCGGGACGGCGGCGACGCCACCGCCGAAACCGCCGTGCTGGCCTACCTCGCGGAGCGCGGATATCCCGTGCCACGGGTTCGGGGCCCTGCGGGCGCCACGCCGGGCACGGCGCCTCGAAGCGACCTGGTGATGGAGCGGCTGCACGGCCCGACCATGCTGCAGGCACTGCTGCTGGGCACGATCACGGCCGAGGAAGCGGGATCGGCGCTGGCCGGCCTGCTGCACCGCTTGCACTCCGTTCCCGCACGGGGTTCCGCCGATCCCACCCACCGCATCCTCCACCTCGACCTGCACCCGGACAACGTGGTGCTCACATCGGGCGGCCCCATGGTGATCGACTGGTGCAACACCGAGGAAGGGCCACCCGGACTGGACTGGGGAATGTCGTCCCTGATCCTGGCGCAGGTCGCCGTCGACACCACCGCCCTGGCGGCACCGGCCCGCAAGGTACTGGCCTCATTGCTCACGCACCTCGCCCCCGCGGTCGCTGCGGGGGACAGCGGCTGCGGATACCTCACGGAAGCCGGGAAGAGGCGAGCGGCCGACCCGTCCATGAGCGAGAGCGAGACGTCTCTTCTCGATGACGCCATGAGGCTGGTCCTCGAACTGACTTCACCTTCCCGGACATCGACCCGCATGTCGGGCAGGACATCCTGA
- a CDS encoding NAD-dependent protein deacetylase yields the protein MRTRPTLHWTPPPDLPPGTTDLQPVVDALNAGGVLVLTGAGISTESGIPAYRGEGGSLSRHTPMTYQDFTASPQARRRYWARSHLGWRTFGRARPNAGHRAVATFARHGLLSGAITQNVDGLHQAAGAEGVVELHGSLARVRCLACDAITSRRDLAVRLEEANASFEPVAAGINPDGDADLSDEQVAGFRVLPCADCGGILKPDVVFFGETVPAARIEHCRQLVRTATSLLVLGSSLTVMSGLRFVRQAAQADKRVLIINRDPTRGDQLAHTRVSLALGAALSHVADALNLSDDRRMSP from the coding sequence ATGCGGACCCGTCCCACACTGCACTGGACCCCTCCCCCGGACCTGCCGCCGGGCACCACCGACCTCCAGCCGGTGGTCGACGCGTTGAACGCCGGTGGTGTGCTGGTCCTCACCGGGGCGGGCATCTCCACAGAGTCGGGCATCCCCGCCTACCGAGGTGAGGGCGGAAGCCTGAGTCGGCACACGCCGATGACGTACCAGGACTTCACCGCCAGCCCGCAGGCACGGCGAAGATACTGGGCACGCAGCCATCTCGGGTGGCGTACCTTCGGCCGCGCCCGCCCCAACGCCGGGCACCGGGCCGTCGCCACTTTCGCCCGGCACGGCCTGCTCTCGGGCGCGATCACCCAGAACGTCGACGGTCTGCACCAGGCCGCCGGCGCCGAGGGGGTCGTGGAACTGCACGGGAGTCTGGCGAGAGTGCGGTGTCTGGCCTGCGACGCCATCACCTCACGCCGTGACCTCGCCGTGCGACTGGAAGAGGCCAACGCTTCCTTCGAACCGGTGGCCGCGGGAATCAACCCCGACGGTGACGCCGACCTCTCCGACGAACAGGTCGCCGGCTTCCGCGTCCTGCCGTGCGCGGACTGCGGCGGCATCCTCAAGCCCGACGTGGTGTTCTTCGGCGAGACCGTGCCCGCGGCGCGGATCGAGCACTGTCGCCAGTTGGTCCGTACGGCGACATCGCTGCTGGTTCTGGGCTCCTCGCTCACGGTGATGTCTGGGCTCAGATTTGTCCGCCAAGCGGCTCAGGCGGACAAAAGGGTCCTCATCATCAACCGGGACCCCACCCGAGGCGACCAACTCGCCCACACCCGCGTCAGCCTCGCCCTGGGAGCCGCGCTGTCCCATGTCGCAGACGCATTGAACCTTTCCGATGACCGGCGGATGTCCCCCTGA
- a CDS encoding HAD family hydrolase: MRLAIFDLDGTLVDRTGAFADAITSLSHDHGYGPEIEQWLLTELADHAERGDFDRLRAAFPVSESAEHLWRVYIDRMAASMHCRPAVLNSLERLKEAGWSIGVATNGASDIQRAKINATGLSDLIDGIAASGDIDIRKPDPRLFELAAARCGTQLTRGDWMTGDNPETDIVGGHDAGLRTIWVTGRPWPAGLVTPHHTVGDVVEAIGYLLDQDSA; this comes from the coding sequence GTGAGACTCGCGATCTTCGATCTGGACGGCACCCTGGTCGACCGCACCGGTGCCTTCGCCGATGCCATCACCTCGCTGAGCCATGACCACGGCTACGGTCCCGAGATCGAACAGTGGCTGCTGACCGAGCTGGCCGACCATGCCGAGCGCGGTGACTTCGACCGGCTGCGCGCCGCCTTCCCCGTCAGCGAGAGCGCCGAGCACCTGTGGCGGGTCTACATCGACCGCATGGCGGCCTCCATGCACTGCCGACCTGCCGTGCTCAACAGCCTGGAGCGTCTCAAGGAGGCCGGCTGGAGCATCGGTGTCGCCACGAACGGCGCCAGCGACATTCAGCGGGCCAAGATCAATGCCACCGGCCTCTCCGATCTGATCGACGGGATCGCCGCGTCCGGCGACATCGACATCCGCAAACCCGACCCGCGACTCTTCGAACTCGCCGCAGCCCGATGCGGAACGCAGCTCACTCGCGGGGACTGGATGACCGGCGACAATCCCGAGACCGACATCGTCGGCGGCCACGATGCGGGGCTGCGCACCATCTGGGTCACCGGCCGCCCCTGGCCCGCCGGACTGGTGACACCGCACCACACGGTCGGTGACGTCGTGGAGGCCATCGGCTACCTCCTCGACCAGGACTCGGCATAG
- a CDS encoding MFS transporter has product MRGPPPARPFFRAPRSLLLTDPAVRRRRQALYLFFFLPGIAMSSWVTRTPDVRDQLKVSTAEMGLILFGLSVGSMIGILCSGRFVERLGTRPVIVLGTSLIISATIVIGAGSAASSAPLVTAGLFLFGAGMGSGEVAVNVDGADVERITGAPVLPTLHGCFSLGTVVGGLAGMTATAAGIPVHWHLAVITLAATGMLIHASRALPTGVGLSTRLGTSGSAKQSGPQVWKDRKLLLIGAIVLAMALAEGAANDWLPLLMVDGHGLDAAAGSLVYVGFAAAMTLGRFCGTFFLVRFGRATVLRASALSGALGLVLVIFSDNVAVAATSVLFWGLGASLGFPVALSAAGDSGPDQTARVSLVAIIGYVAFLVGPPALGFLGEHYGLRTAMVAVLVFVASAVLIAPAADTRDRATATLDV; this is encoded by the coding sequence ATGCGGGGCCCGCCGCCCGCCCGCCCATTCTTCCGAGCCCCGCGGAGCCTCCTCTTGACAGACCCCGCCGTGCGTCGGCGCCGCCAAGCCCTCTACCTGTTCTTCTTCCTCCCGGGTATCGCCATGTCCTCCTGGGTCACGCGCACCCCCGACGTGCGGGACCAACTGAAGGTGTCCACCGCGGAGATGGGCCTGATCCTGTTCGGCCTCTCCGTGGGATCCATGATCGGCATCCTGTGTTCCGGCCGCTTCGTGGAACGCCTCGGCACCCGGCCCGTCATCGTTCTCGGCACCTCCCTGATCATCTCGGCCACGATCGTCATCGGCGCCGGCAGCGCCGCTTCGTCCGCTCCCCTGGTGACAGCCGGGCTCTTCCTCTTCGGCGCGGGCATGGGGTCGGGCGAGGTAGCGGTCAACGTGGACGGCGCCGACGTCGAACGCATCACCGGGGCGCCGGTTCTGCCCACACTGCACGGCTGTTTCAGCCTGGGCACGGTGGTCGGAGGCCTCGCCGGGATGACCGCCACGGCCGCCGGGATCCCCGTCCACTGGCACCTCGCGGTGATCACGCTCGCCGCCACCGGGATGCTGATCCACGCCTCACGTGCCCTGCCGACGGGCGTCGGCCTCAGCACGCGGCTTGGGACCTCCGGCTCGGCCAAGCAGTCAGGACCGCAGGTCTGGAAGGACCGGAAACTGCTCCTCATCGGTGCCATCGTGCTGGCCATGGCCCTGGCTGAAGGAGCGGCCAACGACTGGCTGCCGCTGCTCATGGTGGACGGCCACGGCCTGGACGCCGCAGCCGGTTCACTCGTCTACGTCGGGTTCGCCGCCGCGATGACACTGGGGCGCTTCTGCGGGACGTTCTTCCTCGTCCGTTTCGGGCGCGCCACCGTTCTGCGAGCGAGCGCCCTCTCCGGTGCCCTCGGGCTCGTCCTCGTGATCTTCTCCGACAATGTGGCCGTCGCGGCGACCTCCGTTCTCTTCTGGGGTCTCGGGGCCTCTCTCGGCTTCCCGGTGGCCCTGTCGGCGGCCGGCGATTCGGGCCCCGACCAGACCGCGCGCGTCTCCCTGGTCGCGATCATCGGCTACGTCGCCTTCCTCGTCGGGCCGCCGGCCCTCGGCTTCCTGGGGGAGCACTACGGGCTGCGTACGGCAATGGTCGCGGTGCTGGTGTTCGTCGCCTCCGCCGTTCTGATCGCGCCCGCCGCCGACACCCGCGACCGCGCCACCGCGACGCTGGACGTCTGA
- a CDS encoding GlxA family transcriptional regulator — translation MSSDPHRVAILVYDGVKLLDVAGPAEVFGEANLLGAAYRIALLSTTGADVTSSIGMRIAVDGSAATHTDPDTLLVPGGDIYPRTPVTRDLAEATGDLAARAGRVASVCSGAFVLGATGLLDGRRATTHWKIAGELATRHPKARVEPDAIYVRDGAMYTSAGVTAGIDLALALVEADHGPDLSREVARSLVVYLQRAGGQSQFSAPLQGSPPRSPALRRVVDLVTADPAGDYSLAALAGRLNVSTRHLTRLFREELGTTPARYVESIRFDIAKSLLDQRHTATQAASMAGFPSYESLRRVFARELSISPAAYQRRFATARREQDG, via the coding sequence GTGAGCTCCGACCCGCACCGCGTGGCGATCCTCGTCTATGACGGGGTGAAGCTGCTGGACGTCGCCGGCCCGGCCGAGGTGTTCGGGGAGGCGAACCTGCTCGGCGCCGCCTACCGGATCGCCCTGCTCTCGACGACGGGTGCCGACGTCACCTCGTCGATCGGCATGCGGATCGCCGTCGACGGCAGCGCCGCCACGCACACGGACCCCGACACGCTCCTGGTGCCAGGCGGGGACATCTATCCCAGGACCCCGGTCACGCGCGACCTGGCCGAAGCGACCGGGGACCTGGCAGCCCGTGCCGGCCGCGTCGCGTCCGTGTGCTCCGGCGCCTTCGTCCTGGGCGCGACGGGCCTCCTGGACGGCAGACGAGCGACCACTCACTGGAAGATCGCCGGCGAACTCGCCACCCGGCACCCCAAGGCCCGCGTCGAGCCCGACGCCATCTACGTGCGCGACGGCGCGATGTACACCTCGGCGGGCGTGACCGCGGGCATCGACCTTGCCCTGGCACTCGTCGAGGCCGACCACGGCCCCGACCTCAGCCGGGAGGTGGCCCGCTCCCTGGTGGTCTACCTGCAGCGAGCGGGCGGCCAATCGCAGTTCTCCGCACCCCTGCAAGGCTCGCCGCCCCGGTCGCCCGCCCTGCGCAGGGTCGTCGACCTGGTCACGGCGGACCCCGCCGGCGACTACTCCCTGGCCGCCCTCGCCGGACGACTCAACGTCAGTACGCGCCACCTCACCAGGCTGTTCCGGGAAGAACTCGGCACCACGCCCGCCCGCTACGTCGAGTCGATCCGCTTCGACATCGCCAAGTCACTCCTCGACCAGCGGCACACCGCCACGCAGGCGGCATCCATGGCCGGCTTCCCGAGCTACGAGAGCCTGCGCCGCGTCTTCGCACGAGAGCTGTCCATCAGCCCCGCCGCCTACCAGCGCCGATTCGCCACCGCCCGCCGCGAGCAGGACGGATAG
- a CDS encoding HD domain-containing protein yields MTDIIAGVEIPGTSAVAEATAFLRERTNPLIFHHSRRVFLFGSLHARARDLRPDPELLYISAMFHDVGLLIPFGDTQQRFELDGADHAHQFLLDRGFSRSAADVVWRAIALHTTPGIPGRMDAEVAATNYGVLTDAIGWGLDGLERDRMDEIVAAHPRDDFKREFLQAFVDGLKDRPDTTYGTVNADVLEHFVPGFRRTSMVERILDAPWPQ; encoded by the coding sequence ATGACCGACATCATCGCAGGGGTGGAAATACCCGGGACCTCGGCTGTCGCGGAGGCAACGGCATTTCTTCGGGAGAGGACGAACCCTCTGATCTTCCACCACTCCCGGCGGGTATTTCTCTTCGGTTCCCTCCACGCCCGTGCCAGGGACCTGCGGCCCGACCCCGAGTTGCTCTACATCTCGGCGATGTTCCATGACGTGGGCCTTTTGATTCCGTTCGGCGACACACAGCAGCGTTTCGAGCTGGACGGCGCAGACCATGCGCACCAGTTCCTCCTCGATCGCGGGTTCTCCCGAAGCGCCGCCGACGTGGTCTGGAGGGCGATTGCCCTGCACACGACACCGGGGATTCCCGGCCGGATGGACGCCGAGGTCGCCGCCACGAACTACGGCGTCCTGACCGACGCGATCGGCTGGGGCCTGGACGGACTGGAACGTGACCGGATGGACGAGATCGTCGCCGCTCACCCCCGTGATGATTTCAAAAGGGAATTCCTGCAGGCATTCGTCGACGGCCTCAAGGACCGCCCGGACACCACCTACGGCACCGTCAACGCGGACGTTCTGGAACACTTCGTTCCCGGTTTTCGCCGTACGTCCATGGTGGAGCGCATCCTCGATGCTCCCTGGCCGCAGTGA
- a CDS encoding NADP-dependent oxidoreductase produces MRAITVRDREAGVTGLTLEELPHPHAAENDVILRVHAAGFTRGELDWPATWTDRAGRDRTPSVPGHEVSGVVTELGYGTTGLTVGQRVFGLADWTRDGSLAEYVAVEARNLAPLPADIDHTVAAALPISGLTAWQGLFDHARLTTGQTVLIHGAAGGVGSIAVQLAHEAGARVIGTGRFADRDTVLGLGAHTFLDLEADRWEDTAQVDVVFDVIGGDVLDRSAALVRPGGTLVSIAHQPAVRPADGRTVFFVVEPDRARLADLARRLRDGRLRVRVGAVRPLSEAAAAFASRQRVPGRTIIRVAEG; encoded by the coding sequence GTGCGAGCCATCACTGTCCGGGACCGCGAGGCCGGAGTCACGGGGCTGACCCTCGAGGAGCTTCCCCACCCCCACGCCGCCGAGAACGACGTCATCCTGCGCGTGCACGCCGCGGGCTTCACCCGAGGCGAGCTCGACTGGCCCGCGACCTGGACCGACCGCGCCGGCCGTGACCGCACACCGAGCGTGCCCGGCCACGAGGTGTCGGGGGTGGTGACGGAACTCGGATACGGAACGACCGGCCTCACCGTCGGCCAGCGGGTCTTCGGACTGGCCGACTGGACGCGCGACGGCTCGCTCGCCGAGTACGTCGCCGTGGAAGCCCGCAACCTCGCCCCCCTCCCCGCCGACATCGACCACACGGTGGCCGCCGCACTGCCGATCTCCGGACTGACCGCCTGGCAGGGCTTGTTCGATCACGCCCGCCTCACCACCGGCCAGACCGTCCTGATCCACGGTGCCGCCGGCGGCGTCGGCTCGATCGCCGTCCAGCTCGCGCACGAAGCGGGCGCCCGAGTGATCGGTACGGGCCGCTTCGCCGACCGCGACACCGTCCTCGGTCTGGGCGCGCACACGTTCCTCGACCTGGAAGCCGACCGATGGGAGGACACCGCCCAGGTCGACGTCGTGTTCGACGTCATCGGCGGCGACGTCCTCGACCGTTCGGCCGCCCTCGTACGACCCGGCGGCACACTCGTCAGCATCGCTCACCAGCCCGCCGTGCGCCCGGCCGACGGCCGAACCGTCTTCTTCGTGGTGGAACCCGACCGCGCCCGCCTCGCCGACCTCGCCCGGCGCCTGCGGGACGGCCGGCTTCGGGTACGCGTCGGCGCGGTGCGGCCGCTGTCCGAGGCAGCCGCCGCCTTCGCCTCACGACAGCGTGTCCCCGGGCGGACGATCATTCGCGTGGCTGAGGGCTGA